Part of the Vicinamibacteria bacterium genome, CGACCGTCACCCGCAGCTCGGCGCCCGAGATCTGCTTCATCTGGCTTGCTGCAAGCGCCGGGACATCCACGAGATCCTGACGTACGACCGCACTCTCGACGCCGCGTTTCGCTCTTGA contains:
- a CDS encoding VapC toxin family PIN domain ribonuclease → DRHPQLGARDLLHLACCKRRDIHEILTYDRTLDAAFRS